One part of the Euwallacea similis isolate ESF13 chromosome 30, ESF131.1, whole genome shotgun sequence genome encodes these proteins:
- the LOC136417883 gene encoding uncharacterized protein, which translates to MKTFLGIALVAACFPVLVYSQLTCHRCYGSGYCNNGTHEDFINDTRTATCDVQTDFKSDLQINNPILNNIQKALNEMTLKDVNVKDNTSLTNVITGHCLTATVHEPHATHTLRTCVTRTTAEGNNQTLCELINEIIDPLNWYQGKFACEACNNSHLCNNYTLSFDDQSEPEPEPDAASSLVVSSVILACSLILSAYEVSL; encoded by the exons atgaaaacatttttgggaATAGCGTTAGTGGCAGCATGTTTTCCTGTATTGG tttattCCCAACTAACCTGCCACAGATGTTACGGCAGTGGGTACTGCAACAACGGGACTCATGAAGACTTTATAAACGACACAAGGACAGCTACATGTGACGTACA gaCGGACTTCAAATCAGATCTACAAATAAACAATCCCATCCTAAATAACATACAAAAGGCTCTCAACGAGATGACTTTAAAGGACGTAAACGTAAAGGACAATACCAGTCTTACCAATGTTATTACTGGACATTGTCTCACCGCCACTGTACACGAAC CTCATGCTACACATACACTGCGTACATGCGTCACCAGAACCACTGCAGAGGGCAACAACCAAACCCTTTGCGAACTCATAAATGAAATCATAGATCCATTAAATTGGTACCAAGGTAAATTTGCGTGCGAAGCTTGTAACAATAGTCATTTGTGCAACAACTACACATTGAGTTTTGATGATCAATCAGAACCAGAACCAGAACCAGATGCCGCCTCTTCCCTAGTGGTTTCATCAGTAATTTTGGCTTGCAGTCTTATTCTGTCAGCTTATGAAGTTAGCTTGTAA
- the LOC136417887 gene encoding uncharacterized protein produces the protein MRKIWAVFWLTAFLAQHGCAFLCYHCHQTTKKCINGDLDVKNQKNCSEEERCAMMKYETSMPGSVKVSATIRDCAKYTEDELIRLVFKDMKYPARVITFEECDKPLCNSSSNLFICIMLCFSTFVFLLFIR, from the exons ATGAGGAAAATTTGGGCGGTTTTTTGGTTAACTGCATTCTTGGCTCAACACG GATGTGCCTTTCTGTGCTATCACTGTCACCAAACGacaaaaaaatgcatcaaCGGCGATCTAGATGTCAAGAATCAGAAGAATTGCTCTGAAGAAGAACGGTGTGCCATGATGAAATATGAAA ctTCGATGCCAGGCAGCGTTAAAGTTTCAGCGACCATCCGAGACTGCGCCAAGTACACCGAAGACGAATTGATCCGACTAGTTTTCAAAGATATGAAATATCCCGCAAGGGTGATCACTTTCGAGGAGTGCGATAAACCCTTATGCAACTCTTCGAGCAATTTATTCATATGTATAATGCTGTGTTTTAgtacttttgtatttttattatttattagataa
- the LOC136417748 gene encoding uncharacterized protein yields the protein MTRCELTPKMNNLVIGCVALVASQLAIFANGQENVITIICHECWPYLEGVDCANLESNDTLYTCTNYGIWDLNVTCFSAFINLTDAGMAEDTGVYRGCALRHINYTDYCDFYKNFVSSSGIDIMSCAECYEDGCNTHKFTETGELITGDKENMAESSIRGGLGVGHP from the exons ATGACCCGGTGTGAGCTTACAccaaaaatgaacaatttaGTGATTGGTTGTGTAGCATTAGTCGCAAGTCAATTGGCAATATTTG CGAATGGTCAAGAAAATGTCATAACCATAATTTGTCATGAATGCTGGCCTTACCTGGAAGGCGTTGACTGCGCCAATTTGGAGTCCAACGACACCTTATATACCTGCACCAATTACGGAATATGGGACCTTAACGTAACTTGTTTCTCGGCATTCATTAATTTGACAG atgCTGGAATGGCTGAAGACACCGGTGTCTATCGGGGTTGTGCTCTTCGGCATATAAATTACACAGACTAttgcgatttttacaaaaactttgTGTCCAGTTCTGGAATTGACATAATGTCTTGTGCTGAGTGCTACGAAGATGGCTGCAACACTCACAAATTTACTGAGACAGGAGAACTAATAACTGGGGATAAGGAAAATA
- the LOC136417821 gene encoding uncharacterized protein, whose product MLCKCNLVFYVVLFAIISIVIQRGGAIRCYECVARLGVGDSSPCLYGDERQLRRVHCIGPSVCAAYHYQTMIPGTPPLNHITRGCQALRFGATCEDIFQELRRRNQILPGQHTCTTCSTDLCNFSVPLLKPRVYSILVFIFIRVLLF is encoded by the exons ATGCTGTGTAAATgcaatttagttttttatgttgtgctttttgccattatttcGATAGTGATTCAAAGGG GTGGTGCTATACGGTGCTACGAATGTGTCGCCAGATTGGGAGTAGGTGACAGCAGCCCTTGTCTCTACGGTGATGAAAGGCAACTACGCAGAGTTCACTGTATTGGACCGTCAGTCTGTGCAGCATATCACTACCAAA cGATGATTCCTGGCACACCTCCTTTAAATCACATCACAAGAGGATGTCAAGCCTTACGATTTGGGGCCACATGTGAGGACATCTTCCAAGAATTGAGAAGGAGAAACCAAATTTTGCCAGGTCAACACACTTGCACCACTTGTAGTACCGACCTGTGCAATTTCAGTGTTCCACTACTGAAACCGCGTGTTTACAGTATTTTAGTGTTTATATTCATTAGAgtacttttgttttaa
- the LOC136417825 gene encoding tigger transposable element-derived protein 4-like: MSYIIKKKKRKALTLNCKYDIVKRLQRHAKQSEICSEMGLSKSTVATIWKNKETILKTFESGQHSNVKKIKKPNNYEVDQRLLKWFSQQRNNNAIVSGAILQSKAEDFASKVSGNQEPKFNRSWIERFKRRHNITSGRITGESTSVDMNIIDDWLQNKWPIIRSNFKDEDIFNGDETGLFFKLTPDRTLKFKGQTCEGGKLSKERITIFVVANLTGSEKRKLLVIGKSKNPRCFKNIVQLPVTYKSNKRAWMNSEIFINALREWDEELRRKKRKIILLVDNCPAHPDVKNLMWITLVFMPPNTSSKLQPMDQGVIHSLKSHYRRLLLSEMISCMDSGKEKCIITLLDAIRFIHMAWQKVSKQTIRNCFRHAGFLENENFDSDDDLPLVEWLKKNQCKNKTDIQEDFLQTNNDFHEFVHVDDNLVSVEFLDDNAIIASVSSASDTYDDDEEDEDEAYENNEIISVPTTTEALRYVSSIRQFLQSRNTPQNVLDGIAHVELHINEIHFITIKQTKISDFFLSNS, translated from the exons atgagttatatcattaaaaaaaaaaaacgtaaagctttaactttaaattgtaaatatgacATTGTTAAACGGTTGCAGAGACATGCCAAACAGAGTGAAATTTGTTCAGAAATGGGATTAAGTAAATCAACg gttgcaacaatttggaaaaataaagaaacaatccTAAAAACCTTCGAAAGTGGACaacattcaaatgtaaaaaaaatcaaaaagcccAATAATTATGAAGTTGACCAAAgactcttaaaatggttttctcaacaaagaaataataacgCAATTGTTAGCGGTGCTATATTACAATCAAAAGCTGAAGATTTTGCAAGTAAGGTGTCCGGAAACCAGGAAccgaaatttaatagaagCTGGATCGAAAGGTTCAAAAGAAGGCATAATATTACGAGTGGAAGAATTACTGGAGAATCGACTTCAGTTGATATGAACATTATAGATGACTGGCTGCAAAACAAATGGCCAATAATTAGGTCAAACTTTAAGGATGAGGACATCTTCAATGGAGATGAAACCGGTTTATTCTTCAAGCTTACACCTGATAGAACACTAAAGTTTAAAGGGCAAACCTGTGAAGGTGGAAAGCTTTCCAAAGAAAGAATCACTATATTTGTTGTAGCGAATTTGACAGGatccgaaaaaagaaagttattggtaattggaaaatctaaaaaccctagatgttttaagaatattgtACAATTGCCAGTAACTTATAAGTCCAATAAAAGGGCATGGATGAattcagagatttttataaatgcattACGTGAATGGGATGAAGAATTACGccgtaaaaaaagaaaaatcatattgttaGTGGATAATTGTCCGGCTCATCccgatgttaaaaatttgatgtggATTACGTTAGTGTTTATGCCACCAAACACTAGTTCTAAATTACAACCCATGGATCAGGGTGTTATCCATAGTCTAAAGAGTCATTATCGACGACTCCTCCTCTCGGAAATGATATCTTGTATGGATAGTGGTaaggaaaaatgtattattactCTTTTGGATGCAATACGCTTTATTCATATGGCATGGCAAAAGGTGTCAAAGCAAacgattagaaattgttttcgacatgccggttttctcgaaaatgagaattttgattcagatgaTGACTTACCATTAGTCGAatggcttaaaaaaaatcaatgcaaaaataaaaccgaCATTCAAgaggattttcttcaaaccaacaacgattttcatgaatttgttcATGTGGATGACAATCTTGTGAGCGTTGAGTTTTTAGACGATAATGCCATTATTGCGTCTGTGTCTTCTGCATCTGACacttatgatgatgatgaggaaGACGAAGATGAAGCATAtgagaataatgaaataatatccgTTCCTACAACCACAGAAGCACTTCGATATGTTTCTAGTATtcgtcaatttcttcaatcgcGAAATACTCCACAAAATGTTCTCGATGGAATAGCCCATGTGGAATtacatataaatgaaattcatttcatcacaataaaacaaaccaaaattagcgatttttttctttctaattcctaa
- the LOC136417885 gene encoding uncharacterized protein, whose amino-acid sequence MQYLSIVVVLLLICGYSVLGKQSLFCYQCKATDGSCENYTSASSYNCYDQLGDYTTNVAVTCYSAFIDYSGIVDINGATRDHETGVYRECGIIPNYLGDYCEWYIAELAISNIPVVSCEWCNISYCNKHTFDLETGLITGNSVNGGSIVSLVLLLLNICLMYVMK is encoded by the exons ATGCAATATTTAAGTATTGTTGTTGTGCTGTTGTTGATATGTGGATACTCAGTATTAG GTAAACAGTCGTTATTTTGTTATCAATGCAAAGCTACTGATGGAAGTTGCGAAAATTATACTTCGGCCAGTAGTTATAATTGCTATGATCAACTTGGCGATTATACAACCAATGTCGCGGTGACCTGCTATTCAGCTTTCATCGACTATTCCG GCATCGTCGACATTAACGGGGCTACAAGAGACCACGAAACTGGAGTATATAGAGAGTGTGGCATAATTCCTAATTATCTGGGAGACTACTGTGAATGGTATATTGCAGAGCTAGCGATTTCCAACATACCTGTAGTGTCCTGCGAATGGTGCAATATATCTTACTGTAACAAACACACATTCGACTTAGAAACCGGTTTAATTACTGGGAATAGTGTTAATGGAGGCTCTATTGTATCTTTAGTGCTCCTACTtcttaatatttgtttaatgtatgttatgaagtaa